TAACAGTAATGTTACGCCCGTCCATGTTCTGTCCATTCATCCCTTCAATAGCATCTCTCATTGATTTCTCATCAGCGAATGTCACAAATCCGAAACCTCTTGACCTCCCAGTCTCACGATCGTTAATGATCTGCACAAAAAATAGCAACAAAATCTCAGATCCAAAAAAAGCAACAATAAAAACAACGCAAAAAATAAACCATATAGTAACCGATCAATCTTCGCCTTTGGTTAAAAAGATGAAGATGAACGTACCTACTGGGTGAGTGAGTGAGTAATAAACGAAGAATCATATGATATAGTAACAGAATCAGTAACAGAATAACAGAACAAGTAACACAAATAGATCAAAGATCACAGATCAGAACAGGATCGCGAAAATCCGAATCATAATCGTGTCAGATCCAATGCCTGCAACAAACGGACCTTCGAATCAACGATGTCGCCGTAAGATGAGAAAGCTTTCTCGAGAGCTTCGCTGTCGGTGGCCCATGCAAGACCTCCGACGAAGCACCGGTACTCAACATCTCCAGACGCCATTGATAAAGGACAAAAAGCTAGATTTTAGAATGAAAAAGATATTTCAAAGTTAGTAAAGGATAAGACTAAAAATATTTTGTGATTTTCTACTGAATAATGAGTAGTTATTTATAGATGGAGATGTGTTACCTACTAGGGGTATTAA
Above is a genomic segment from Vicia villosa cultivar HV-30 ecotype Madison, WI unplaced genomic scaffold, Vvil1.0 ctg.000073F_1_1, whole genome shotgun sequence containing:
- the LOC131623521 gene encoding glycine-rich RNA-binding protein 7-like, with protein sequence MASGDVEYRCFVGGLAWATDSEALEKAFSSYGDIVDSKIINDRETGRSRGFGFVTFADEKSMRDAIEGMNGQNMDGRNITVNEAQNRNSGGGGGGGGYGGRREGGGGGYGGRREGGGGYGGGGGYGGGRDRGYGNDGGDRYSRGGGGGGGNWRE